A section of the Desulfuromonas sp. genome encodes:
- a CDS encoding VF530 family protein gives MSEKQANNPLHGVTLEQIVNSLVKFYGWDTLGKRIDIKCFNSDPSVKSSLKFLRKSPWARKKVESLYLATKKRMAKQGQKD, from the coding sequence ATGAGTGAAAAACAAGCCAACAACCCGCTGCACGGCGTGACCCTGGAGCAGATCGTGAACAGCCTGGTGAAATTTTATGGCTGGGACACGTTGGGCAAACGCATCGACATCAAGTGTTTCAACAGCGACCCCTCGGTGAAGTCGAGCCTCAAATTTCTTCGCAAATCGCCCTGGGCAAGGAAGAAAGTCGAAAGCCTGTACCTCGCCACGAAAAAGCGAATGGCCAAACAAGGGCAAAAAGATTAA
- the rsgA gene encoding ribosome small subunit-dependent GTPase A produces MAKSSSKAAAAAQSKAPAEDLPNGEGVIIAHHGVTVEVRYTGGERFMARVKRRSGHVVGDAVQLRDGVLKRLPRRTELRRRDAMGGVHLVGANLDVLGIVVSPSPPPPAGFVDQAIVAARSAGLEPFVVANKCDLATSAELVTALRAAYADAVAIYPLSAATGEGLDGLRAFFAADHRGAFVGTTGVGKSSLLNALCPEIDLQVGTLNDSTGKGRHTTTVSTLHCLDGGGELIDTPGFNDFGLVDISAQELSLYFPGFEQGQPGNCRFRNCRHRTEPGCAVNALVAQDRIPAARYATYLEILNDVEADEAQSRSRGRKS; encoded by the coding sequence GTGGCTAAGTCGTCTTCAAAAGCTGCTGCCGCCGCCCAATCGAAGGCCCCGGCCGAGGACCTGCCGAACGGGGAGGGAGTCATCATCGCTCATCACGGCGTGACCGTCGAGGTTCGCTACACCGGCGGCGAGCGGTTCATGGCGCGGGTCAAGCGCCGCTCGGGGCATGTGGTCGGCGACGCCGTTCAGCTCAGGGACGGGGTTTTGAAACGGCTTCCCCGCCGTACGGAACTGCGCCGCCGTGACGCCATGGGCGGGGTCCACCTGGTCGGGGCCAACCTCGACGTGCTCGGCATCGTCGTCTCCCCCTCGCCCCCGCCTCCGGCCGGCTTTGTCGACCAGGCGATCGTGGCGGCCCGGTCCGCCGGCCTCGAACCGTTTGTCGTGGCCAACAAGTGCGATCTCGCCACCTCAGCAGAGCTTGTCACCGCACTGCGCGCCGCCTATGCCGACGCAGTGGCGATCTACCCCCTTAGCGCGGCCACCGGGGAGGGGCTCGACGGGCTCAGGGCGTTCTTCGCCGCCGACCACCGGGGCGCCTTCGTCGGCACCACCGGCGTCGGCAAGAGTTCGCTGTTGAACGCCCTCTGCCCGGAGATCGACCTGCAGGTCGGAACGCTCAACGACAGCACCGGAAAGGGCCGCCATACGACCACGGTCTCCACCCTCCATTGCCTGGACGGGGGCGGTGAGCTGATCGACACCCCCGGTTTCAACGATTTCGGCCTGGTCGACATCTCCGCGCAGGAATTGTCCCTCTACTTTCCCGGATTTGAGCAGGGTCAGCCCGGAAACTGCCGGTTCAGGAACTGCCGGCATCGCACCGAGCCGGGCTGCGCCGTCAACGCGCTGGTGGCCCAGGACCGGATTCCGGCCGCACGTTATGCCACCTACCTGGAGATTCTCAACGACGTCGAAGCCGACGAGGCACAGAGCCGTTCCCGGGGAAGGAAAAGCTAA
- the greB gene encoding transcription elongation factor GreB: MQKNKTSKPDPIYMTPACARRLRAELKETLYQLRPEMVKTAAWAAGNGDRSENADYHYAKRKLRQYDGRIRFLSKRLEAATIVDPVEQQKVAKGRVLFGCTVTVENEEGEEKVYSIVGTDEFDASRGYVSWASPIGHALLGSSVGDVVSFATPGGQAELEIIKVEYKDLG, from the coding sequence ATGCAAAAAAATAAAACATCGAAGCCGGACCCGATCTACATGACGCCCGCCTGCGCCCGGAGATTGAGGGCCGAGCTCAAAGAGACCCTGTACCAGCTGAGGCCCGAGATGGTGAAAACCGCGGCCTGGGCCGCAGGCAATGGCGACCGGAGCGAAAACGCAGATTATCATTACGCCAAAAGAAAACTAAGGCAATATGACGGGCGCATCCGTTTTCTGTCGAAACGCCTGGAGGCCGCAACGATCGTCGACCCGGTCGAACAACAGAAAGTCGCCAAGGGCAGGGTGCTTTTCGGCTGCACCGTCACGGTCGAAAACGAGGAGGGAGAAGAGAAGGTTTACAGCATTGTCGGCACGGATGAGTTTGACGCCTCGCGCGGTTACGTGAGCTGGGCGTCCCCCATCGGCCACGCCCTTCTCGGCTCATCAGTGGGTGATGTTGTCTCCTTTGCAACCCCCGGCGGCCAAGCGGAACTCGAGATCATCAAGGTCGAGTACAAAGACCTCGGATAA
- a CDS encoding SLC13 family permease, whose amino-acid sequence MEITLVLAILVVAIVLFATEWLRMDLVALLVLLALGLTGLVSVEEAFSGFSNPAVITVAAMFVISSAIANTGATGRLGERLIQIAGDSEPRLIAAVMATAALFSAFINNIGSTAVLLPLVVTMARKAKTPPSKLLIPLAFGSLMGGVCTLIGTPPNILMNELMKEYAGQSFSMFDFTPIGLVVVATGILYMTYAGRHLLPRRKSGTLTEAYQVKEYITEVEIHENSPLAGRTITQSGLEEEFELKVRAILRGKQKIPFPRRNRKIHEGDTLFLEGNPEGILKVRTEKGLSVVPERDNPVANKSDRNLVVVVEASLTPTSEMAGKTLRDVRFGDTHGLTVLAIWRSGAPVVKRVDHVVLKFGDVLLLQGPEEKVVHLGKEHGFLLLGGVPMASYFPRKAPVALATLVGMVLLAATGVLPIMLSAALAATLMVITRCVTISEAYDSIDWSIIILIAGTLPLGLAMENSGAARFLADLIISQVGPYGPWMVLGAVFLLTFALTEVMSHAAAAVLIAPIAFNTALDLGASPKPFFMAVAIAASSCFMTPISHQSNALVMGPGGYKFFDYIKVGTPLNFGVWVIATLIIPLFFPF is encoded by the coding sequence ATGGAAATCACCCTCGTCCTTGCCATCCTGGTCGTCGCCATCGTCCTGTTCGCCACCGAGTGGCTCCGCATGGACCTGGTCGCCCTCCTGGTCCTGCTGGCCCTCGGCCTGACGGGTCTGGTGAGTGTCGAGGAGGCCTTTTCCGGTTTCAGCAACCCGGCGGTCATCACGGTGGCGGCGATGTTCGTCATCAGCTCGGCCATCGCCAACACCGGGGCCACGGGCCGGCTCGGCGAAAGGCTGATCCAGATAGCCGGCGACAGCGAGCCGCGCCTGATCGCCGCGGTCATGGCCACGGCCGCCCTCTTCTCGGCCTTCATCAACAACATCGGCTCCACGGCGGTCCTCCTGCCCCTGGTCGTCACCATGGCCCGCAAGGCCAAGACCCCTCCCTCGAAGCTCCTCATCCCCCTGGCCTTCGGCTCGCTGATGGGCGGGGTCTGCACCCTCATCGGCACCCCGCCGAACATCCTCATGAACGAGTTGATGAAGGAGTACGCGGGGCAGTCCTTCTCCATGTTCGACTTCACCCCCATCGGCCTGGTGGTGGTGGCGACCGGCATCCTCTACATGACCTACGCCGGCAGGCACCTGCTGCCCCGGCGCAAGAGCGGCACCCTGACCGAGGCTTACCAGGTCAAGGAGTACATCACCGAGGTGGAGATCCACGAGAACTCCCCCCTGGCGGGCAGGACCATCACCCAGAGCGGGCTGGAGGAAGAGTTCGAGCTGAAGGTGCGGGCCATTCTGCGGGGCAAGCAGAAGATCCCCTTTCCGCGCCGCAACCGCAAGATCCATGAGGGCGACACCCTCTTTCTGGAGGGCAATCCGGAGGGGATCCTGAAGGTGCGTACGGAGAAGGGGCTCTCTGTCGTCCCGGAGCGGGACAATCCGGTGGCGAATAAATCGGATAGGAACCTGGTGGTCGTGGTGGAGGCCAGCCTCACCCCCACCAGCGAGATGGCCGGCAAGACGCTGCGCGATGTCCGCTTCGGAGACACCCACGGGCTGACGGTGCTGGCGATCTGGCGCAGCGGGGCGCCGGTGGTCAAGCGGGTCGACCACGTCGTCCTCAAGTTCGGCGACGTCCTGCTGCTGCAGGGGCCGGAGGAGAAGGTCGTGCACCTCGGCAAGGAGCACGGCTTTCTGCTGCTGGGCGGCGTCCCCATGGCCTCCTACTTTCCCCGCAAGGCCCCGGTGGCCCTCGCCACCCTCGTCGGGATGGTGCTCCTGGCCGCCACCGGCGTGCTGCCGATCATGCTCTCGGCGGCCCTGGCCGCGACGCTGATGGTCATCACCCGCTGCGTGACCATCAGCGAGGCCTACGACAGCATCGACTGGTCGATCATCATCCTCATCGCCGGGACCCTCCCCCTCGGGCTGGCCATGGAGAACAGCGGGGCGGCCCGGTTCCTGGCCGACCTGATCATCAGCCAGGTCGGGCCCTACGGCCCGTGGATGGTCCTCGGTGCGGTCTTTTTGCTGACCTTCGCCCTGACCGAGGTCATGAGCCACGCGGCGGCGGCGGTGCTGATCGCCCCCATCGCCTTCAACACCGCCCTCGACCTTGGCGCCAGTCCCAAGCCCTTCTTCATGGCCGTGGCCATCGCCGCCTCCTCCTGCTTCATGACCCCGATCAGCCACCAGTCCAACGCCCTGGTCATGGGCCCGGGCGGCTACAAGTTCTTCGACTACATCAAGGTCGGCACCCCCCTCAACTTCGGGGTGTGGGTTATCGCCACCCTGATCATCCCCCTCTTCTTCCCCTTCTGA
- a CDS encoding radical SAM protein — MYYYFDYHEPLFRPPSEARSLIFQITVGCSQNRCTFCGMYKMKAYRARPVEEVRAEIALVPPSHRPHIRRVFLADGDALAYPQEGLAEILDLLADSFPGLTRVGAYASPASLAGKDGAELALLRQKKLRILYFGLESGDAATLRSVGKGYPPEEMLALCRRAKGAGMKLSVTAILGLAGQERTLEHARATAEWITELSPEYFSLLTLFVRHNHDFLRSIAPLSRGEILEEALEMLRLLAPQKTILRSNHVSNFLELAGSYPKDRLRLLAETEAAVARARLHPDWYHAVPDYREDHF; from the coding sequence GTGTACTACTACTTCGATTACCATGAGCCGCTCTTTCGTCCTCCCAGCGAGGCCCGCAGCCTGATCTTCCAGATCACCGTCGGCTGCTCCCAGAACCGCTGCACCTTCTGCGGCATGTACAAGATGAAGGCCTACCGCGCCCGCCCGGTGGAGGAGGTCCGCGCCGAGATCGCCCTCGTCCCCCCTTCGCACCGCCCCCATATCCGGCGCGTCTTTCTCGCCGACGGCGACGCCCTCGCCTACCCCCAGGAGGGGCTGGCGGAGATCCTCGACCTGCTCGCCGACTCCTTCCCCGGCCTGACCCGGGTCGGGGCCTACGCCTCGCCGGCGAGCCTGGCCGGCAAGGACGGGGCCGAACTCGCCCTGCTGCGGCAAAAGAAGCTGCGCATCCTCTACTTCGGGCTCGAAAGCGGCGATGCCGCCACACTGCGGTCGGTGGGCAAGGGCTACCCGCCGGAGGAGATGCTCGCCCTCTGCCGCAGGGCGAAGGGGGCCGGCATGAAGCTTTCCGTGACCGCCATCCTCGGCCTGGCCGGACAAGAGCGGACCCTGGAGCACGCCCGGGCCACCGCCGAGTGGATCACGGAGCTCTCCCCCGAGTACTTCTCCCTGCTGACCCTCTTCGTGCGCCACAACCACGACTTCCTGCGCTCCATCGCCCCCCTTTCCCGGGGGGAGATTCTCGAGGAGGCGCTGGAGATGCTGCGCCTCCTCGCCCCGCAAAAGACCATCCTGCGCTCCAACCACGTCTCCAACTTTCTCGAACTGGCAGGTTCCTACCCCAAGGACCGTCTGCGGCTGCTGGCCGAGACCGAGGCGGCCGTCGCCCGGGCCAGGCTCCACCCCGACTGGTACCACGCCGTCCCCGACTACCGCGAAGACCATTTCTGA
- a CDS encoding MBL fold metallo-hydrolase has protein sequence MRLRLPFRYLEPTIFSGLLDDPLLLARIRPLGRSILIDCGQIHHLAKRVVKSLDAVFVSHAHMDHFMGVETLTRNVHISPRTVDLYGPPGIAEKMTHKLAGYDWNLREAFWGSYRVHEVGPETIASHLLSGPEGFACRHLEERPRRDRTIYRNGYLTVEAEMCDHKIPVLAFKLTERPAFAVDEAELAARGLVKGPWLATLKKKFCEGALDGAPVTILRRCGDGVAQERIGDGAALYREIRRRHDPASIGYVTDIAFSEANLETIRNLMRGVTLLVCECSYLAEDRERARKSAHLCTTDVNTILKELRPAYFVPMHLSKNYLGLSGLLYRQLEVPPGTTLLRLPEHVTPRPLLPGEVGRI, from the coding sequence ATGAGACTGCGCCTTCCCTTCCGCTACCTGGAACCGACCATTTTCTCCGGGCTCCTCGACGACCCGCTCCTGCTGGCCCGAATCCGCCCCCTGGGGCGGAGCATCCTGATCGACTGCGGCCAGATCCACCACCTGGCAAAGCGGGTGGTGAAGTCTCTGGACGCGGTCTTCGTGTCCCACGCCCACATGGACCACTTCATGGGGGTCGAGACCCTGACTCGCAATGTCCACATCTCCCCCCGGACCGTCGATCTCTACGGTCCGCCGGGGATCGCCGAAAAGATGACCCACAAGCTCGCCGGCTACGACTGGAACCTGCGGGAGGCGTTCTGGGGCTCCTACCGGGTCCACGAGGTCGGTCCCGAGACGATCGCCTCCCACCTCCTCTCGGGCCCGGAGGGGTTTGCATGCCGGCACCTGGAGGAGCGGCCGCGGCGGGACAGGACGATCTACCGCAACGGCTACCTGACGGTCGAAGCGGAAATGTGCGACCACAAGATCCCGGTGCTGGCCTTCAAGCTGACCGAGAGACCGGCCTTCGCCGTGGACGAGGCGGAGCTCGCCGCCCGGGGCCTGGTCAAGGGGCCCTGGCTGGCGACCCTGAAAAAAAAGTTCTGCGAGGGGGCGTTGGACGGGGCGCCCGTGACGATCCTGCGCCGCTGCGGGGACGGAGTGGCGCAGGAGCGGATCGGCGACGGCGCCGCCCTTTACCGGGAGATCCGCCGCCGGCATGACCCGGCGAGCATCGGCTACGTCACCGACATCGCCTTCAGCGAAGCGAACCTGGAGACGATCCGGAATCTGATGCGGGGGGTCACCCTGCTGGTCTGCGAATGCTCCTACCTCGCCGAGGACCGGGAGCGGGCCCGCAAATCGGCCCACCTCTGCACGACGGACGTCAACACCATCCTGAAGGAGCTGCGCCCCGCCTACTTCGTCCCCATGCACCTTTCGAAAAACTACCTGGGGCTCAGCGGGCTGCTCTACCGGCAGCTCGAGGTGCCCCCGGGGACGACCCTGCTGCGCCTGCCCGAGCACGTGACCCCCCGGCCGCTCCTGCCCGGCGAGGTCGGCCGGATCTAG
- a CDS encoding HAMP domain-containing sensor histidine kinase: RDEICEGCLVEKSFADGRIHRRETRAETERGPLFLEVASCPLKDADGKVTACVEVARDVTEKRLAEEKLAQLKEEVLSGISHEMSTPLTAMIGFAEFMLDNELEREEQREYLAILLKESFRLGDLIDNILALQRFRAGFSLEQLASVSLAPLLEEVAELFRRSASRHQIVLECPADLPPVQGDESRLQQVVKNLLSNAVKYSPEGGTVTLGARGEGETVILSVTDRGLGIPADEQENVFERFFRGRVRAKISGTGLGLALVKEVVEAHGGAVRVESAEGQGSTFSLRLPLDGPAGSSRGKLPA, translated from the coding sequence CCGGGACGAGATCTGCGAGGGGTGCCTGGTGGAGAAGAGCTTCGCCGACGGTCGGATCCACCGCCGGGAGACCCGGGCCGAAACGGAGCGGGGTCCCCTTTTCCTGGAGGTGGCATCCTGTCCCCTCAAGGACGCCGACGGGAAGGTGACCGCCTGCGTCGAGGTGGCTCGGGACGTGACCGAAAAGAGGCTCGCCGAGGAGAAGCTCGCTCAGCTCAAGGAGGAGGTCCTCTCCGGCATCAGCCACGAGATGTCCACCCCCCTGACCGCCATGATCGGCTTCGCCGAGTTCATGCTCGACAACGAGCTCGAGCGGGAAGAGCAGCGGGAGTACCTCGCCATCCTCCTCAAGGAGAGCTTCAGACTGGGGGACCTGATCGACAATATCCTCGCGTTGCAGCGCTTTCGGGCCGGTTTCAGCCTGGAACAGCTCGCCTCGGTCTCCCTCGCCCCCCTGCTGGAGGAGGTGGCCGAACTCTTCCGCAGGTCGGCCTCCCGTCACCAGATCGTGCTCGAGTGCCCCGCCGACCTGCCACCCGTCCAGGGCGACGAGAGCCGCCTTCAGCAGGTGGTGAAGAACCTTCTGTCCAACGCCGTCAAGTATTCCCCCGAGGGCGGCACGGTGACCCTGGGGGCTCGAGGGGAGGGGGAGACGGTGATTTTGTCGGTAACGGACCGGGGGCTGGGCATCCCCGCCGACGAGCAGGAGAACGTTTTCGAGCGCTTCTTCCGCGGCAGGGTTCGCGCGAAGATCAGCGGCACCGGTCTCGGCCTGGCCCTGGTCAAGGAAGTGGTGGAGGCCCACGGGGGGGCGGTCCGGGTCGAGAGCGCCGAGGGCCAGGGGAGCACTTTCTCCCTGCGTCTGCCTCTCGATGGCCCCGCCGGCTCTTCCCGGGGCAAACTGCCCGCCTAG